CTAGTAAATacactcatcacagataccaggataaGAATTTTGCACTCAAGACGTGCGgttcgtctacaaaatactTTTAAGTGACGATGATTTAAAAGGCAAATTAAGTACGAAGTTGGGAGCATGacggatccaaaattccaaaaaggttttgccaaattcgGCTAAGGTCATCTAATCCTGtggtagaaaatccttagtattttgaaaaagtcatAGATTTGTAAGCAGCTTAttggaaaaatatttcataaaaatgtaaaaaaatgtcaatttacgTTAATATCCGTTTAAAGTAAGTCATTTAAAGctgttgtatttgttaattccgttaataaactcatcaaagatacaattattgaaattttgtacgccagacgagcgtgtCGTCTAcaaaggactcatcagtgacactcgaataaaaaagttaaaacagccaataaagtacgaagatgaagagcatttaggacccaaaattccaaaaggttttgacaaaaacagctaataacattaacggtactaatttgaAAGTTTATTACTTGTTAATGTGGTTAAGAACATTTGTTTGTGGTTATGGACTTGTTAAGGTGGTTATGGACATGTTAATGTGGTAATGctcattttaatgttgttatgGACATGTTAATGTGGTTATGAACGTGTTATTGTTGTTATGGACACGTAAGAGTGGTTATGAACATGTTAATGTGGTTATGGACATGTgtatgtgattatggacttgtTAATGTGGTTTTGGATATGTTAATGTGGTTATCGACATGTtaatatgattataaatatgCTATGTAGTAACATATATTTCAATGTGGTTTTAAACAGGTTAATCTGATTTTAGACGTGTAAATATGGTTCTGGACATGTGTTAATGTGGTTATAGACATGTTGATGTATTTATGAACATGTAAATATGGTTATAACCATTTCCTTTTTAATCTAAGACTATAACGTCAAGTTGGGTTTATTAACCTTCTACTGCATACATTTAATTAGCAGAGGACActataattatgaaaagaaaataccaGTCTATACTGTTACttccacattctgtatgttaAGAAGAAAAGGAGTAATCATCATTTCTAAAATCTTGGGCAGTACGCTTGCAGTAAATTGAGCAGTTTCAATTCGAATATAGATATAacaagatgtgatatgagtgccagtaaaacaacactccatccaagtcaaaatttgtaaaagtaaaccgttattggtcaaagtacggtcttcaacacggagccttgtctcacaccggacagcaagctataaagggcctacAAAAATTAATACTGTAAAATCGTTTTTATTCGTggtataccaattttcgtggttttcaaACCACGAATTTAAGAATGCAACGAAGAATTATACCGACAAATGTGAAAGTAATCGGATGTTAACTTCCGGTTATCTTTTGCAATACTAGTGTAGTGTTGATTCGGGACAAACATGGTTACAAAACacgtattttgaataaattagaaaagtattttgattcctttattcatatactagtattgtactttcatttaaatattttaacaaacattaCATACGTACGCTACCGggagcgggaatttctcgttacattgaagacctgttggtgaccttctgctgttgttttttctatggtcgggttgttggctctttgatacattccgtatttcccttctcaattttatatataataaataaaatacacataaCAACACTTTTGCACACATACTTTTAACAATCTTTAACAAGACTTTAGTTCACATACACACAATGTCACTCAGTACGAATCAAAGCACTAGATACATGTAGTATGTTATAATGTCAAGTTTACAATAAACCAGCTTTACGGAAGCCAGACTTGATTAGGTCAGTACAGGTGGAAATGATCTGATGTGTTGAAACTACCCACTGGGCATGAATGGGTTTCATGACGGACGTCTTCAAATCTACGATGACCTTTGGTGCACGTTCACCGGTGATGTCTTCTTGGTGGTTTAGCTGTTGCAGTACTTGTGCTGAGTACCAGTCATGGAAATAAGATTTTATTGTTCTCTATATTCACGGTTTACAGATAAGTCTAACAGCTGTAGTTTGTCAGTACAGGCTGCAAGCACAAACAAGGGAATAATGTCATTTTTCTTTAAGTGGCTTAGTAGCTTTTCTCCTGTGTGGGCTCTGTAAACATCAAAGATAGCTACGGCTTTCTGACTTTTCTGAGAAAGAGAAAGATCTTCAATAATACCCTCTACGTAAGGCAAGATGACTTTTTCTACAAAACGGATCATTGTGTCTTCGTTGCTCCAATGTGTCTCGGTACTTGTAACATCCCAGTTGTCTGGAAAATCGACACATTTAGGTAAGCTACGGTCTGTTTTACCCTGGTAGATTAGCTGAGATGGCAATAAGGACCCATTCATAGATGTTGCAAGAAGAAGTGTCATTTGACGTTTGTCATCACTACCGGTGATTGGTACCTGTTGGGGGCCCTGTTGCTCCATTGTCCAGTCGCCGCCTGGTATCAGCTGACACCCGGTCTGGGTCCAGTTAATAACCAGAGAGTCAGGAATTGCTTAATGACTGTGCTGACTTTTTTTACGTACTCCTTTTTAATGTCGTCGAAATCAGCTAGTAGATGTTTTACACTCTTGGTTCCCTTACGTTTAACGAAGCCCATGCGGCGGAGAACGGAATTAGCGTAGGTCTTTGTGATGTTGATATGCCCGCCATACTTTTGCAGCTTGTGTCTAGAGAACTTTGTCACAACGGCCTCAGCTGCTGCCATACGGATGCGTGAGTTGATGATTCCGTTGTTCTTACGAACGTTAAGGATCCGTTATAGAACGTCGTTATCTAGGTGACCAAGTAGGAGAGGATTTCCACGTGGCGATCTTGGTAAAACTTCTATGTCTCCACCtccttaaataaataataaaaactttaaaatatcaatcataatttacgtttttaaattgataaaaaatatgcattagaAAATAACGGTAAACGAGTTGTTATTACCGTGTCAACATCCAGATTTATTGCTGATTAAAAGGATTAAGGACGGGATATTGCCCTTAGGTGATATTTTTGTGACAGGAACAAGAAAATTCACACCTTTGACTttacaaatatgtaaacaatcGTTTAATAAGGTAATACAGGtagaaaatgtgtttttttttacataaaattttgataaattgcaGATGTAGGTTTGCTTATTCTTTACAAAAACGACACAACTTTCAATCAATATTCTGATAAAATGCCGTTTAagcattgtgtttttttattctggacagaaacaacattttatcaaaataaaatttactgtgCAAATTGGATTAAGAAGGAGCAGGGAGGACAACAATTACAATTGAAATAATATTCCGTGAAATTGTCATTTAAGcgtataatttatttttctggacaaaaaggacattttttttcgaaataaaattttactcaaaaaatTGGATAAAGGAAGAGCTCGGGGGTAACAttgctttcaaataatattCTGATAAAATGCCGTTAAAGCattgtgtttctttattctggacagaaacaacattttatcaaaataaaatcttactGTACAAATTGGATTAAGAAGGAGTTGGGAGGACACAAATTGCATTTCAAATAATAATCCGTAAAAATTGTCGTTAAAGCGTGTACTTTAGTTTGTTCTGGACAAAAACGACATTTTTTACTAAATGAAAATTTACTGGCACTTGAACCATACGCAATTTACTGTTacacaatttaattataatccCTTTATACATGATCAGTACATTATACATAcatttgcaaataaaaattataattaaaaattcgATCATCGACATTTTAAGTGCAATAACCAATGCCAAtatgaaactaaaaaaaaagaataaattatctttttcatttaaaaaaaacaaagtactAGTACTATtaagatataatatttttttcaaagtagaacgttgaagaaattttcaataaacataattatatttatcattgaatctaaacattgaataaaaaaggaaatatttttcattgaaacCAGATAAAAAAATCCGATAATTaccttgtttttttaatttaaggtaGGTGTCTCTCATGCTACGAACAGACGTCTCGCTAACTTTCTTGCTGAGGTCActggaaaacttgcatgcagCTCTAGCAACGCCATTCTCGACTGAGTATCTGGCAATTTTAGCACGTGTTTCGTCATCATAATAGTTGTAGTCTCCCCGTTTGCGTTTTCTGGTTGGAGTAGTTGTAAGGCTAGTAGCAGAATTCATCGTGTCAATACCGTCGTTGGCTGCTTGGGTTACAAGAACATCACGTTGTGTACTGCATTGAGATGGATCGGGCAAGCCTGATGTGGCAGGAGCTTTCACCTTAATACTACCGGACTTTAACCACTGTTGAAGCGACATTGTTTGTCTTGAAGGAATCATATTCCCCAgagtatatataataaaatcgTGAGATGagtaaattttatcattgttttatggCTTGAGTTCCAGCTTGGATGGCAAACTTCGTTAGCTTGTTCCTTACTTTTGATCATTTTCTAATTACTTCTTAGTATGTCTTGATTAGGAAAAATAACTTTCAATTAGTTGTACATCAAAAGGCCTTGTATACCTTATAAATTTCTAACgacaaattataaattgtaaacCAAACAAATCATTAGTTGCCTTTGTCCACGCTTGTAAATGAGCACTTTAACATAGAACGATTAAGAGAGGATTTTgacaattcaaaacattttcaatgaaTTACTATCTTTTGTTTTACTATTCTTCATACAGAGTTCCACGAATTTACGTATctgaaacattttttaaattttcgaaaCAGCGAACCACGAATTTACGTATCCCACGAAATTCCTTTTTTGCTCTATCtacgaaaattgataccaatGAAactaaatgaatccacagtagtgtaaaaccattcaagcGGGAAAACTCGAGAACCAGAAACAttaatgaaccacatcaacttAGAAAACCACTGATATAGAATGACTTGTGGGATATATATACATCAATGCGACATTAACACAAagataaaaataaccaaaatgttGATTAATATTACAGATTCGTTAAAACTAAATGTTGTAAATGcaataacaaaacaacataatcacatagctatatataggtcaagcatttgtttttataataaaacttacaagtatatttttattacgTATTTAAATTGactaagtgaaaaatatttggtatgtAAATTTTCGACCACGTGAGCTACACTGTAACGGATACCCTTGAGGCACTATGTATATTTGACGCAATgggttttttactttttatttttggtcaTTACAATTAATCTTAAACGAACTTATTCAAATACAGGAGAAACTACTAAGGTGTATAAACATATTATGGTGTGTTAAGTCTATTCTAATAGAATTTGTAATTAGATAATGGGCGAACAACATGGAAGCATATATGAAATACCGATGAATAACGAGGATTCACAAACACATGCATATAGTACCCTGACTACAGAATGGACTAATAAAACTGCTGACAATTTTAGAGCAAGTAGAAACAGAGATAAGATATTATTGCTCCTGATAGTTCTGcagtttatttgtttatcagtGGCAGTTGCATCCATTGTTCATTTCTATGGTAAGACATTTCAATATTGCTCTTAGAGGATAAATTGAATTTCCAaacattaaaagagggacgaaagataccaaagggacagtcaaactcgtaaatctaaaacaaactgacaacgccatggctaaaaatgaaaaagacaaacaaaaaaacaatagtacacatgacacaacatagaaagctaaagaataaacaacacgaaccccaccaaaaactagggttgatctcaggtgctccggaagggtaagcagatcctgctccacatgcggcacccgtcgtgttgcttatgtgattacaaatccggtaatcACCATTTAATACCATCGGAtcttaaaatacaatgtatgtttttatataagcAAACGATAACCTTTACATCAAAGTCCCAGTTTACCTTAAAGGTGACGGCtagtttttcttttaatcttgGTATGTTCAATTTCATAGCTGCATTACAAAATgagaaatatttgaaacaaa
The nucleotide sequence above comes from Mytilus trossulus isolate FHL-02 chromosome 5, PNRI_Mtr1.1.1.hap1, whole genome shotgun sequence. Encoded proteins:
- the LOC134717989 gene encoding uncharacterized protein LOC134717989; its protein translation is MSLQQWLKSGSIKVKAPATSGLPDPSQCSTQRDVLVTQAANDGIDTMNSATSLTTTPTRKRKRGDYNYYDDETRAKIARYSVENGVARAACKFSSDLSKKVSETSVRSMRDTYLKLKKQGGGDIEVLPRSPRGNPLLLGHLDNDVL